Proteins from one Calditrichota bacterium genomic window:
- a CDS encoding DUF4097 family beta strand repeat protein, translated as MTLHKIKILLILNISSLLFVFSCSDENSIFDNIQNVDNTDFSASELFTHNVGINNQNTFSLNGINGTVKVIPTNGPLVIVSGVRIVESQTLEDAQEYLKNLQVSVKDLGDEVVVETQQPQQNYGRNLIVNYEIQLPKAWTVNLTNVNGDIIVDSLQGDLLINLVNGPVKLNNIYSNVTVDVVNGNIDGHVTLPSQGNCTMGIVNGPITLAIPQNTSAQFSAKLTNGSINLNNLELQNMQSSNTSMTGTLSTGQGSIDLQTVNGTISVNGF; from the coding sequence ATGACTCTCCATAAAATAAAAATTTTACTTATCCTAAATATTTCTTCTCTATTATTTGTATTTTCATGTAGTGATGAAAACTCCATATTTGATAATATCCAGAATGTTGATAATACTGATTTTTCGGCTTCTGAGCTATTTACACATAACGTTGGGATTAACAACCAAAATACGTTTTCTTTAAATGGTATTAACGGAACAGTAAAAGTTATCCCTACTAATGGTCCACTGGTTATTGTATCCGGTGTACGTATAGTTGAATCTCAAACATTGGAGGATGCACAGGAATATTTGAAAAACCTGCAAGTATCGGTTAAAGATCTTGGTGATGAAGTTGTAGTTGAAACACAACAACCGCAGCAAAATTATGGCCGAAATTTGATTGTGAATTACGAAATTCAATTGCCAAAAGCATGGACTGTTAATCTAACAAATGTAAATGGTGACATAATTGTTGATAGTTTGCAAGGAGATCTTTTAATCAACCTTGTAAATGGCCCCGTAAAATTAAATAACATTTATTCAAATGTAACGGTTGATGTTGTTAATGGTAATATCGATGGCCATGTAACCTTGCCAAGTCAGGGGAATTGTACGATGGGAATCGTTAACGGGCCGATAACTTTGGCTATTCCACAAAATACATCTGCACAATTTTCAGCAAAACTGACGAATGGCTCAATTAACTTAAACAACCTCGAATTACAAAATATGCAAAGTAGTAATACATCGATGACAGGTACATTGTCAACCGGGCAAGGTTCAATCGATCTGCAAACAGTCAATGGAACGATAAGTGTAAATGGATTTTAA
- a CDS encoding TIGR03546 family protein produces the protein MQFIGKLITILHSGASPAQIAGGFVLGMIVGLTPFWSLHNLLVLFVIIILNVNIAISIASFALFSLFAYLFDPLFHSFGYFLLVDLSFMQGFYTMLYNIQIVALSRFNNTVVMGSLVTSLILLIPVFGLTKNGVIKYRDTVLERFEKLKVVKAVKGTKLYGWYAKYAEWRA, from the coding sequence TTGCAGTTTATCGGTAAACTGATAACAATTTTACATTCCGGTGCATCACCCGCACAAATTGCAGGCGGGTTTGTTCTTGGAATGATAGTAGGATTAACTCCTTTTTGGAGTTTGCATAATTTACTTGTTTTATTTGTAATAATAATTTTGAATGTAAACATCGCTATTTCCATTGCCAGCTTTGCTTTGTTCAGCTTGTTTGCCTATTTGTTCGATCCGCTTTTCCACAGCTTTGGTTATTTTCTACTTGTCGATCTCTCTTTTATGCAGGGTTTTTATACCATGCTTTATAATATCCAGATTGTTGCATTAAGCCGATTTAACAATACGGTTGTGATGGGCAGTTTGGTAACATCCTTGATTTTGTTGATCCCTGTTTTTGGTTTAACAAAAAATGGTGTTATTAAATACAGGGATACTGTTTTAGAGCGTTTCGAAAAACTGAAAGTTGTAAAGGCTGTCAAAGGCACAAAACTTTATGGCTGGTACGCCAAATATGCAGAATGGAGGGCGTAA
- a CDS encoding TIGR03545 family protein has product MRKSGIIILLVIVGLFVAIGYLLTDSLFESLIEDTASDLNGAMVEIDDFDFSLAGPKMSWQRLQITDPANTMQNQIETGFTEFDLEFWPLLSGKFIIENFELSGIKTGTARENDGALPKTSKEITTKDSTIAKTQNKQKKQVEKEASFDISSASKNVNVDSIVSLLKLQSPAKLDSAKNVAEQNYAKWQEKIKSIDPGEDVAKIQDQIKAIDVKKVKDLDSFNKALSSVKEVRGSVDKLEKSYTDTKKDFDRDYSGASSVLGQLDDWVKDDYKNAMAMAKLPDFSTQNIAKMLFGQKIVNQVNEYLGYVGTARTYLNKFSSNDKEEDPPRLKGQDIYFPTKNARPDFWLQKLALSGNLSEEMPLSGSVTDISSDPKMIGKPVEMDISGSSTGREYGLKGQLNYLDSIPKENFTIDYNGFAINGMELSKSDLLPTAIKKGEGNIQASLNMNGDNFDGKIMFVSTKVEFAFATEKASGKLASIVRDVFNETKNVNVDVLLKGRKGDLVFAVKSNLDDKLGNAFKKAAGKEVEQAKAKIRKKIDKQVAAKKAEVEKIINDNKKKLESQLAKYQDKIDEQKKQLDKKKKDIEDEKDKLGKKVKDKLKGLFKP; this is encoded by the coding sequence ATGAGAAAATCAGGAATAATTATTTTATTGGTGATAGTAGGCCTTTTTGTAGCAATTGGCTATTTATTAACCGATTCACTTTTTGAATCCCTTATTGAAGATACGGCAAGCGATTTGAATGGCGCAATGGTTGAAATTGATGATTTTGATTTTTCATTGGCCGGCCCGAAGATGAGCTGGCAACGGCTGCAAATAACTGATCCGGCTAACACGATGCAAAACCAGATTGAAACCGGATTTACAGAGTTTGATCTTGAGTTCTGGCCATTGTTGAGTGGAAAGTTTATTATTGAAAATTTTGAACTCAGTGGAATCAAAACAGGTACAGCACGTGAAAATGACGGGGCTCTTCCAAAAACATCAAAAGAGATTACTACCAAAGATTCAACAATTGCAAAAACACAGAATAAACAAAAAAAACAGGTTGAGAAAGAAGCAAGTTTTGATATTTCATCAGCCTCGAAAAATGTAAATGTTGATAGCATTGTTTCCTTGTTAAAACTGCAAAGCCCTGCAAAACTCGATTCTGCAAAAAATGTGGCTGAACAGAATTATGCTAAATGGCAGGAAAAAATAAAATCTATTGATCCGGGGGAAGATGTTGCTAAAATCCAGGATCAGATAAAAGCAATTGATGTTAAGAAAGTAAAAGATCTGGATAGTTTTAATAAAGCTTTGTCATCTGTAAAAGAGGTTAGAGGTTCTGTCGATAAGTTGGAAAAATCTTATACTGATACAAAAAAAGATTTTGACCGTGATTACTCTGGGGCAAGCTCTGTGTTAGGCCAGCTTGATGACTGGGTGAAAGATGATTACAAAAATGCAATGGCAATGGCCAAACTCCCGGATTTTTCAACACAGAATATCGCCAAAATGCTTTTTGGGCAAAAAATTGTAAACCAGGTTAATGAATACCTTGGTTATGTTGGCACAGCCCGGACATATTTAAATAAGTTTTCATCAAATGATAAAGAAGAAGATCCTCCGCGATTGAAAGGCCAAGACATATATTTTCCAACAAAAAATGCCCGACCTGATTTTTGGCTGCAAAAATTAGCACTCTCCGGTAATCTTTCTGAAGAGATGCCTTTGTCCGGATCGGTAACAGATATTAGCAGTGATCCGAAGATGATTGGCAAACCGGTTGAGATGGATATTTCCGGTTCTTCCACCGGCAGGGAATATGGATTGAAGGGACAGTTAAACTATCTAGATTCTATCCCCAAAGAAAATTTCACAATTGATTATAATGGATTTGCCATTAACGGAATGGAACTGTCAAAATCAGATCTTTTGCCAACAGCAATCAAAAAAGGAGAAGGCAATATCCAGGCATCTTTAAATATGAATGGCGATAACTTTGATGGCAAAATTATGTTTGTTTCTACAAAAGTTGAGTTTGCATTTGCCACGGAGAAAGCATCGGGAAAACTGGCTTCTATTGTGAGGGATGTGTTTAACGAAACTAAAAATGTAAATGTGGATGTTTTGCTTAAAGGGCGAAAAGGGGACCTGGTTTTTGCAGTAAAATCCAATCTTGATGATAAGCTTGGCAATGCATTTAAAAAGGCTGCAGGAAAGGAAGTTGAACAGGCCAAAGCAAAAATCCGCAAAAAAATTGACAAACAAGTTGCCGCTAAAAAAGCTGAAGTTGAAAAGATAATTAATGACAATAAGAAAAAACTTGAAAGTCAGCTCGCAAAATATCAGGACAAAATCGATGAGCAGAAAAAGCAGCTTGATAAAAAGAAAAAAGACATCGAAGATGAAAAAGACAAGCTTGGTAAAAAGGTAAAAGACAAACTAAAAGGCTTGTTTAAACCATAA
- a CDS encoding ABC transporter ATP-binding protein, which yields MNFAIKTHSISKSFDTFKAVDSVNLQVPNGSIYGYLGANGSGKTTTIRMLLNLLKVDSGSIEILGNPLPKSFVKIAPKIGVVPGEIKMYEELTGVQTLDYFQGFLPGKPVLRSQLTNDFKLTEVDLSKKVRYYSQGMKQKLLLIQAMQHDPQLLILDEPSERLDPLIQNILYDYIMDFQSRKKTVFFSSHNLPEVEKICDHIGIIKDGRLLVQDKISDLKEKLPRVVKITFKEKINFADFNTNSFKVIESFDKTLQLKIQGSMQPLMQLLKKYDVNDLEIPESSLESFFMKYYLESN from the coding sequence ATGAACTTTGCCATAAAAACACATTCTATCTCAAAATCTTTTGATACATTCAAAGCCGTAGATTCCGTAAACCTGCAAGTCCCAAATGGCTCCATTTATGGTTACCTTGGAGCAAATGGATCAGGAAAAACAACAACCATCCGGATGCTGCTTAATCTTTTAAAGGTAGATTCCGGGTCAATTGAAATATTGGGCAACCCCTTACCAAAATCATTTGTAAAAATTGCTCCCAAAATTGGTGTGGTGCCAGGCGAAATTAAAATGTATGAAGAACTGACGGGTGTACAAACCTTGGATTACTTTCAGGGATTTCTTCCCGGGAAGCCAGTTCTCCGATCACAATTGACAAACGATTTTAAGTTGACGGAAGTTGACCTTAGTAAAAAAGTGCGTTATTACTCCCAGGGAATGAAACAAAAACTACTGCTTATACAGGCCATGCAACATGATCCGCAACTCTTAATTTTGGATGAACCGTCGGAGCGTTTGGATCCGCTGATACAGAACATATTATATGATTATATTATGGATTTTCAATCGCGCAAGAAAACTGTTTTCTTTTCTTCCCATAACCTTCCCGAGGTGGAAAAAATATGTGATCATATCGGCATAATAAAAGATGGAAGGCTATTGGTGCAGGACAAAATAAGTGATTTAAAGGAGAAGCTGCCAAGAGTTGTAAAAATTACTTTTAAGGAAAAAATAAACTTTGCAGATTTTAATACCAATTCCTTTAAAGTGATAGAATCGTTTGATAAAACTCTCCAATTAAAAATCCAGGGTTCGATGCAGCCATTAATGCAGTTACTAAAAAAATATGATGTAAATGATTTAGAAATACCAGAATCATCGCTGGAAAGTTTTTTTATGAAATACTATTTGGAAAGTAATTAA
- the hflC gene encoding protease modulator HflC, whose amino-acid sequence MENKKTLISVAVVFFVIILINAAAYTVKETQQVIITQFGELQRTITDPGIHFKIPLMENANFFDKRFLEWDGDPNQLPTKDKRYIHVDTYARWRISDPLLFFERVRDELGAQGRLDDILDGETRNAVANHDLVEIVRNTNRTPVIVDSLVQDQAQNTFPTIKVGRAQISQEILKNASVRTKELGIELLDLRFKRINYIEEVRRKVYERMITERKRIADKFRSEGQGAASKILGDKERELKRIQSEAYRKSQEIVGKADAEATAIYARAFNQNAEAREFYRFMETLKTYKKTFTSEDVLILSTDSEYYKFLQKASGR is encoded by the coding sequence ATGGAAAATAAGAAAACCCTAATATCCGTAGCCGTTGTATTTTTTGTTATAATTTTAATTAATGCAGCAGCTTATACAGTAAAAGAAACTCAGCAGGTAATTATTACACAGTTTGGTGAACTACAACGAACAATCACCGATCCGGGAATCCATTTTAAAATTCCACTGATGGAAAACGCCAATTTTTTTGATAAACGTTTTCTGGAATGGGATGGTGATCCTAACCAATTACCAACAAAAGATAAACGCTATATCCATGTTGATACTTATGCACGCTGGCGCATTTCTGACCCGCTACTCTTTTTTGAACGTGTTCGTGATGAACTTGGAGCTCAAGGCAGATTAGATGATATATTGGATGGTGAAACACGTAATGCGGTTGCCAATCATGATTTGGTTGAAATTGTTCGAAATACAAATCGTACACCTGTGATTGTAGATTCGCTTGTACAAGACCAGGCACAAAATACTTTTCCAACTATTAAAGTAGGACGCGCTCAAATTAGTCAGGAAATTTTGAAAAATGCGTCTGTGCGTACAAAAGAGCTTGGCATAGAATTGCTCGACCTTCGTTTTAAACGGATAAACTATATTGAAGAAGTACGCCGCAAAGTGTACGAGAGGATGATCACCGAGCGCAAGCGTATTGCCGATAAATTCCGTAGTGAAGGCCAGGGTGCGGCATCTAAAATTCTTGGTGATAAAGAACGTGAATTGAAGAGAATCCAATCTGAAGCTTATAGAAAATCTCAGGAAATTGTAGGTAAGGCCGATGCGGAAGCAACTGCAATTTACGCACGGGCTTTTAACCAAAATGCCGAAGCACGTGAATTCTACCGTTTTATGGAAACTCTGAAAACCTACAAGAAAACTTTTACAAGTGAGGATGTTTTAATCTTATCGACTGATAGCGAATATTATAAATTTCTACAGAAAGCAAGTGGCCGTTAA
- a CDS encoding peroxiredoxin, with amino-acid sequence MFSFLFGGTDLKIGDKAPSFELKDGNGKLHKLSDYKGKNVALYFYPKDDTPGCTAEACNLRDNYTLLQDSGVVILGVSYDDSTSHQQFSKKYNLPFPLLSDTETEVSEAYGAKRILTGIFMPTRITYLIDKDGTIMHIFDEVESANHTAQIMSVLRK; translated from the coding sequence ATGTTTTCATTTTTATTTGGAGGAACAGATTTAAAAATAGGCGATAAAGCCCCTTCGTTTGAGTTAAAAGACGGCAATGGAAAACTTCATAAGCTTTCGGATTACAAAGGCAAAAATGTTGCTTTGTACTTTTATCCAAAAGATGATACGCCGGGTTGTACAGCAGAAGCATGCAATCTGCGCGATAATTATACACTATTGCAAGACTCAGGAGTTGTGATTTTAGGAGTCAGCTACGATGACTCGACTTCTCACCAACAATTTAGCAAAAAATACAATTTACCATTCCCGCTTTTATCTGATACGGAAACAGAAGTTTCTGAGGCTTATGGTGCAAAAAGAATACTGACAGGAATTTTCATGCCAACCCGCATAACATATTTGATTGACAAAGATGGAACAATAATGCACATTTTTGATGAAGTCGAATCTGCAAACCATACCGCTCAAATTATGTCAGTTTTGAGGAAATAA
- the hflK gene encoding FtsH protease activity modulator HflK, translating into MAQQQFDLNNIKPPNISGKTVKIIGVLIVIVWFIFSSVFTIEPEEVGVILRFGKYSRTVNPGLNFKFPFGVETMDIVPVKRQQKEEFGFKTAHADVRTRYVPGNFKNESLMLTGDLNAAQVEWIVQYRISDPYLFLFKVRNAAQTLRDVTEAVMREVVGDRTVNEIITVGRQDIEVTVTQKLQEIITQYETGINIDQVILQDVNPPDEVKASFNEVNEAEQEKESLINQAKSEYNKVVPRAKGQAEQQIEEAKGYALERVNNAKGEANRFTSLYREYAKAKEVTRQRMYLETMEEVLSTVGKKVITDDQASGILPLFNFNQEGLKNGK; encoded by the coding sequence ATGGCCCAACAACAATTTGATTTAAATAACATTAAACCACCTAATATTTCGGGTAAAACAGTTAAAATAATCGGCGTTTTAATTGTAATTGTCTGGTTTATATTTTCATCCGTTTTTACAATTGAACCGGAAGAGGTTGGTGTAATTTTGCGATTTGGCAAATACAGCCGCACTGTTAATCCGGGTTTGAATTTCAAATTTCCTTTTGGTGTTGAAACTATGGATATCGTTCCAGTAAAGAGGCAGCAAAAAGAGGAATTCGGTTTTAAAACAGCTCATGCTGATGTACGTACACGCTACGTCCCTGGGAATTTTAAAAATGAATCGCTTATGCTTACAGGCGATTTGAATGCTGCACAGGTAGAATGGATTGTGCAGTACCGGATAAGTGATCCATATCTGTTTTTATTTAAAGTAAGGAATGCAGCACAAACTTTACGGGATGTAACCGAAGCAGTAATGCGTGAAGTTGTTGGTGACAGAACGGTTAACGAAATTATTACAGTTGGCCGTCAGGATATTGAGGTAACGGTTACCCAGAAATTACAGGAAATTATCACACAATATGAAACCGGGATAAATATTGACCAGGTTATTCTGCAGGATGTCAATCCGCCGGATGAAGTTAAAGCTTCTTTTAATGAAGTAAACGAAGCCGAACAGGAAAAGGAAAGTTTGATTAATCAAGCGAAATCTGAATACAATAAAGTTGTTCCGCGAGCAAAAGGTCAGGCAGAACAGCAGATTGAAGAGGCCAAAGGTTACGCTTTAGAAAGGGTAAATAATGCTAAAGGCGAGGCTAACCGCTTTACATCTTTATATAGAGAATATGCAAAAGCCAAGGAAGTAACAAGACAAAGGATGTATTTGGAAACAATGGAAGAAGTTCTTTCAACCGTTGGAAAAAAAGTAATAACAGATGATCAGGCTTCGGGTATTCTGCCCCTGTTCAATTTTAATCAGGAGGGCTTAAAAAATGGAAAATAA
- a CDS encoding response regulator, with the protein MALYCPVSGVGIKTNPKWINQKVSETFTANFWIINDSILYSLPKGYADLKGVQNSLDLNDTVAEEIFNGISEYIQIEDYSFLDGSSSEARKYLTNKMDLDKRRLSLIFCNLSNPLYIAVKIKKRFITTGKKVKVVRNYKNAVTHALKISNQESKNLEIEPKKIFSCYPKIESYLTPVDLKFSSSWNIDTPEYTNKMMVIDNYILHSTSNGSLSSKHIPLIDRTRSQCQADLPKGSAIRYIVVDSSKIVKGTRKVRIQYMQSLKTWHQNYPISMYILYGANTFLKTALQLARAMVPFKVNAAKNLCQALQLVHDDQYISLQPKVIESAPPALINQKDIEKLVAVVGRINWQQEGFENDFDIDEDNPLYFLYQSIKLIKEELDDLFRERKQLEKELIQSRKLESIGTLTGGIAHDFNNILQIISGSTELALADLSKDNPIYANLNEIKDAGQRASDIVKHLLTFSRKSDQKLEKIEAVSAINESCKFLRSVIPATIEIRKNMPKPGITIFADPIQINQLMMNICTNATQAMEVSGGVLDIKLEKTVLYENQDNIYSDLNPGNYLKVTISDTGPGIDPKIIDRIFDPYFTTKEVSKGTGFGLAIVHKIVRTHNGVIKAESEPGKGATFTIYFPVSDERIILEKEVPLETSSGKETILCIDDDKTIIDITEQMLSRLGYNVIALSDPIEALELFKLNPDKFDLVITDMTMPGMDGSTLMSMLKKIRFNIPVVISTGFSTLIDEKEAKKRGAAGYISKPFLKGEISKIIRSVLDNN; encoded by the coding sequence ATGGCACTTTATTGCCCGGTATCTGGAGTCGGGATTAAAACTAATCCTAAATGGATCAATCAAAAAGTCAGTGAAACTTTTACAGCAAACTTTTGGATAATAAATGATTCTATTCTATACAGTTTGCCCAAAGGATATGCGGATCTCAAGGGAGTTCAAAATTCTTTAGATCTCAATGATACAGTCGCTGAAGAAATATTTAATGGTATAAGTGAATACATACAAATTGAAGATTATAGTTTTTTGGATGGTTCAAGCTCAGAAGCACGCAAATACCTGACAAATAAAATGGATCTGGATAAGCGTCGCCTGTCGCTGATCTTTTGCAATTTATCCAACCCCTTGTATATCGCTGTTAAAATTAAAAAAAGATTTATAACAACAGGCAAAAAAGTTAAAGTAGTGCGCAACTATAAGAATGCTGTTACTCATGCTTTAAAAATTTCAAATCAGGAATCTAAAAATCTTGAAATTGAGCCTAAAAAAATCTTTAGTTGTTATCCCAAAATAGAAAGTTACCTAACTCCTGTTGATTTAAAGTTTAGTAGCTCATGGAATATTGATACACCTGAATACACAAACAAAATGATGGTCATAGATAACTATATTTTGCATTCAACTTCTAACGGCTCTTTAAGCTCAAAACATATCCCTCTTATTGATCGAACACGATCTCAATGCCAGGCTGATTTACCAAAAGGTTCTGCAATAAGATATATTGTAGTTGATTCAAGTAAAATTGTTAAAGGAACCAGGAAGGTGCGTATTCAATATATGCAATCTTTAAAAACCTGGCACCAAAATTATCCAATCAGCATGTATATTTTATATGGTGCAAATACTTTTTTAAAAACAGCGTTACAGTTGGCTCGTGCAATGGTTCCTTTTAAAGTAAATGCAGCAAAGAATTTATGCCAGGCTTTGCAATTGGTTCATGATGACCAGTATATATCATTACAGCCAAAAGTCATTGAAAGTGCTCCACCTGCCCTGATTAATCAAAAAGATATTGAAAAATTAGTAGCTGTTGTTGGACGTATCAACTGGCAACAAGAAGGGTTTGAAAATGATTTTGATATAGATGAGGATAATCCACTTTATTTTTTATACCAATCGATAAAGTTGATAAAGGAAGAACTGGATGATTTATTTAGGGAACGCAAACAGCTTGAAAAGGAGTTGATTCAATCCCGGAAACTTGAATCTATTGGCACTCTTACCGGCGGCATTGCCCATGATTTTAATAATATTCTTCAGATAATTAGTGGAAGCACAGAATTGGCGTTAGCTGATTTATCAAAAGATAATCCGATATATGCCAATCTAAATGAAATTAAAGATGCTGGTCAAAGGGCATCCGACATTGTCAAACATCTCCTTACGTTCAGCCGAAAATCTGACCAGAAACTTGAAAAAATTGAAGCAGTTTCGGCAATTAATGAATCCTGCAAGTTCTTACGATCAGTAATTCCTGCTACAATTGAAATCCGAAAAAATATGCCCAAGCCAGGCATAACAATTTTTGCTGATCCAATTCAAATTAACCAGTTGATGATGAACATTTGTACCAATGCAACGCAGGCAATGGAAGTTTCGGGAGGGGTGTTGGATATTAAACTGGAAAAAACAGTTTTATATGAAAACCAGGATAACATTTATTCTGATCTAAATCCTGGAAATTACCTCAAGGTTACAATTTCCGATACTGGGCCGGGTATTGACCCCAAAATTATCGATAGAATATTTGATCCATATTTTACAACCAAAGAAGTTAGTAAAGGTACAGGGTTTGGATTGGCCATTGTACATAAAATTGTGAGAACACACAACGGTGTAATTAAAGCAGAAAGTGAACCGGGAAAAGGAGCTACCTTTACTATCTATTTTCCTGTTTCGGATGAAAGAATTATACTTGAAAAAGAAGTGCCGCTTGAAACATCAAGTGGAAAAGAAACAATTCTTTGCATTGATGATGACAAAACAATCATTGATATAACAGAACAAATGTTATCCAGGCTTGGCTATAATGTTATAGCATTATCAGACCCGATTGAAGCACTTGAGTTATTTAAATTAAACCCGGATAAATTTGACCTGGTAATTACAGATATGACAATGCCCGGGATGGATGGCAGTACATTGATGAGTATGTTGAAAAAAATTCGGTTCAATATTCCTGTTGTTATTAGCACGGGTTTTAGTACCCTTATTGATGAAAAGGAAGCCAAAAAAAGAGGTGCAGCAGGATACATATCCAAACCATTTTTGAAAGGTGAAATTTCCAAGATAATACGGTCTGTATTAGATAATAATTAA